A window of the Bradyrhizobium diazoefficiens genome harbors these coding sequences:
- a CDS encoding ABC transporter substrate-binding protein — protein sequence MKRWIGAASVALMAFAVSPAQAADKVVLMLNWYVYGEHAPFYYGKSKGIYAAEGIDLEIQEGRGSAATTQAVAAKTADFGYVDVPTMMRAAIKGAPVIATGVLLQTSPMSAMGLVDKNIRKPEDIKGKTVAITPADSMTQIWPLFLKKTGLKESDFTTVAGDGQTKLNAVINGQADLLLGYVMDQSMKIKDATGKDVYPIKFADYGINMVSSGIIANSDYVKANADLVRRFMSATTKAVEAAEKEPKAAAQSILDANPKGGKIDTLTQGFELTIPLYRTAETKSKRPFQVTDQNMTDSVNLMVEYGGLDAKAKDNPKAFYTNDYLPKSGS from the coding sequence ATGAAGCGGTGGATTGGGGCTGCGTCTGTGGCGCTGATGGCGTTTGCGGTTTCGCCGGCGCAGGCGGCCGACAAGGTCGTGCTGATGCTGAACTGGTATGTCTATGGCGAGCACGCGCCGTTCTATTACGGCAAGTCCAAGGGCATTTACGCCGCCGAAGGCATCGACCTCGAGATCCAGGAAGGCCGCGGCTCGGCTGCGACCACGCAGGCGGTTGCCGCAAAGACCGCCGACTTCGGCTATGTCGACGTTCCCACCATGATGCGCGCCGCGATCAAGGGCGCGCCGGTGATTGCGACCGGCGTTCTGCTGCAGACCTCACCGATGTCCGCCATGGGCCTCGTCGACAAGAACATCAGGAAGCCCGAAGACATCAAGGGCAAGACGGTGGCGATCACGCCGGCCGATTCCATGACCCAGATCTGGCCGCTGTTCCTGAAGAAGACCGGCCTGAAGGAAAGCGATTTCACCACCGTTGCCGGCGATGGCCAGACCAAGCTCAACGCCGTCATCAACGGCCAGGCTGATCTCCTGCTCGGCTACGTCATGGACCAGTCGATGAAGATCAAGGACGCCACCGGCAAGGACGTCTACCCAATCAAGTTCGCCGACTATGGCATCAACATGGTCTCCTCCGGCATCATCGCCAACTCCGACTATGTGAAGGCCAATGCCGATCTCGTCCGCCGTTTCATGTCGGCGACGACCAAGGCGGTCGAAGCCGCCGAGAAGGAGCCGAAGGCGGCCGCGCAGTCGATCCTCGATGCCAACCCGAAGGGCGGCAAGATCGACACACTGACGCAGGGCTTTGAATTGACCATTCCGCTGTACCGGACGGCTGAGACCAAGAGCAAGCGCCCGTTCCAGGTCACCGACCAGAACATGACTGATAGCGTCAACCTGATGGTCGAATATGGCGGGCTCGATGCCAAGGCCAAAGACAACCCGAAGGCCTTCTACACCAACGATTACCTGCCGAAGAGTGGCTCGTGA
- a CDS encoding ABC transporter permease: MAELKPQSAVSKMLNAAWVRPFLFLVFIVVAWDLAIRLFRIPAYQIPSPADVVAVLRSDWPELLRQCWPTTYATVCGFLLSALFGIPVAMLIAGSKTVESYVYPLLVFSQSVPKIAIAPLFVVWFGFGIIPKVISAFLLGFFPVVVSAVQGFKSVDPDMVDLARAMQGSRFQVFCAVNLPHALPAIFSGLKVSVTLAVVGAVVGEFVGSNSGIGYVMQRSIGTFDLPTMFAALVILALLGVILFWIVDRIEKLVIPWHVSQREDVIFAS; this comes from the coding sequence GTGGCTGAGCTGAAGCCGCAGAGTGCGGTGTCCAAGATGCTGAATGCGGCCTGGGTGCGGCCGTTTCTGTTCCTGGTTTTCATCGTCGTGGCCTGGGATCTCGCGATCCGGCTGTTCAGGATTCCCGCCTACCAGATCCCGTCGCCCGCCGATGTCGTCGCCGTGCTCCGCTCGGATTGGCCCGAGCTGCTGCGCCAGTGCTGGCCGACCACCTATGCGACCGTCTGCGGCTTCCTGCTGTCGGCGCTGTTCGGCATTCCCGTCGCCATGCTGATCGCGGGCTCGAAGACGGTGGAGAGCTATGTCTATCCGCTGCTGGTGTTCTCCCAATCGGTGCCGAAGATCGCGATCGCGCCTTTGTTCGTGGTCTGGTTCGGCTTCGGCATTATTCCTAAAGTGATCTCGGCGTTCCTGCTCGGCTTCTTCCCGGTGGTCGTCTCGGCGGTGCAGGGCTTCAAGTCGGTCGATCCTGACATGGTCGATCTCGCCCGCGCCATGCAGGGCAGCCGCTTCCAGGTGTTTTGCGCGGTGAACCTGCCGCATGCACTGCCGGCGATCTTTTCCGGCCTCAAGGTCTCGGTGACGCTCGCCGTGGTCGGTGCCGTCGTCGGCGAGTTTGTCGGCTCCAATTCCGGCATCGGCTACGTGATGCAGCGCTCGATCGGCACGTTCGACCTGCCGACCATGTTCGCAGCCCTCGTCATCCTCGCGCTGCTCGGCGTCATCCTGTTCTGGATCGTCGACCGGATCGAGAAGCTGGTCATTCCCTGGCACGTCAGTCAGCGCGAGGACGTGATTTTCGCTTCTTAA
- a CDS encoding TetR/AcrR family transcriptional regulator, whose amino-acid sequence MRLRILEAAKQEFSAHGLAGARVDRIAANAGANKRMLYYHVGNKDDLYLAVLEGAYDKIRSEERGLDLEHLDPPEAIKRLIEFTWGYFLRNPEFLSLLQTENLARAKHLKRSTKVKSMHSPFVEMIRTVVRRGVESGDFQVAVDPVQLYISIAGLCFFYLSNSATLSVIFGRDLLDKKAKDERLAHIVGLVLAALTGQSAALFEIAKAPMSRAAVAQTV is encoded by the coding sequence ATGCGGCTGCGCATTCTCGAGGCTGCCAAGCAGGAGTTTTCCGCTCACGGGCTCGCCGGTGCGCGCGTCGACCGCATTGCCGCCAACGCCGGCGCCAACAAGCGCATGCTGTACTACCACGTCGGCAACAAGGACGACCTCTATCTCGCGGTGCTGGAAGGCGCCTATGACAAGATCCGCAGCGAGGAGCGGGGGCTCGATCTCGAACATCTCGATCCGCCCGAGGCCATCAAGCGGCTGATCGAGTTCACCTGGGGTTACTTCCTGCGCAACCCCGAGTTCCTGTCGCTGCTCCAGACCGAGAACCTCGCGCGCGCAAAGCACCTCAAGCGCTCGACCAAGGTCAAGTCGATGCACTCGCCCTTCGTCGAGATGATCCGCACCGTGGTGCGGCGCGGTGTCGAGAGTGGCGATTTCCAGGTCGCGGTCGATCCGGTGCAGCTCTATATCTCGATCGCGGGCCTCTGCTTCTTCTATCTCTCGAACTCGGCCACGCTGAGTGTGATCTTCGGCCGCGACCTGCTGGACAAAAAGGCCAAGGACGAGCGACTTGCGCACATAGTCGGCCTCGTGCTCGCCGCGCTGACGGGGCAATCGGCCGCGTTGTTCGAGATCGCCAAGGCGCCGATGTCGCGCGCTGCGGTGGCGCAGACGGTGTAG
- a CDS encoding VOC family protein, which translates to MITGLDHIVALVKDIGAAKAAYQTLLGRAPAWQNSGEGADRVLFTLDNMTIELMAPSGFTATADRMRALLDDQEGVLASLCFRVADMSKMHRRLDRVALKPDPVAEVESSDAATGTALHWKRTRAATELTRGVRMFFLELAEERPKSVATDVAPIDGLDHVVITTEDSDRAAALYGARLGLDLALDRSHHDWGQLMFFRCGDLIVEVVRRPVAGGDSRHDRLWGLSWRVADIEATRARMLGAGLDVTEVRNGRKPGTRIMTVRNGTCGIQTVLLERSPKPVD; encoded by the coding sequence ATGATCACCGGCCTCGATCACATCGTCGCTCTGGTCAAGGATATCGGTGCGGCCAAGGCGGCCTATCAGACGCTTCTGGGGCGCGCGCCGGCCTGGCAGAATTCCGGCGAGGGCGCCGACCGCGTGCTGTTCACCCTCGACAACATGACCATCGAATTGATGGCACCGAGCGGCTTTACCGCGACCGCTGACCGGATGCGTGCGCTGCTCGACGACCAGGAGGGCGTGCTCGCCAGCCTGTGCTTTCGTGTCGCAGACATGAGCAAGATGCACCGGCGGCTGGACCGGGTTGCGCTGAAGCCGGATCCCGTCGCCGAGGTCGAGAGCAGCGACGCCGCGACCGGCACGGCCCTGCACTGGAAGCGCACGCGGGCCGCCACCGAGCTGACGCGCGGCGTGCGCATGTTCTTCCTCGAGCTTGCTGAGGAGCGTCCGAAGTCGGTTGCGACCGACGTCGCGCCGATCGACGGGCTCGACCATGTCGTGATCACGACCGAGGATTCCGATCGCGCCGCCGCGCTCTATGGGGCGCGGCTCGGGCTCGATCTGGCACTCGACCGCTCGCACCACGACTGGGGTCAGCTGATGTTCTTCCGCTGCGGCGATCTCATCGTCGAAGTGGTGCGCCGCCCCGTCGCGGGCGGGGATTCCCGGCACGACCGTCTCTGGGGCCTGAGCTGGCGCGTCGCCGACATCGAAGCCACCCGCGCCCGCATGCTCGGCGCCGGCTTGGACGTCACCGAAGTGCGCAACGGCCGCAAGCCGGGCACGCGGATCATGACCGTGCGAAACGGCACCTGCGGGATCCAGACGGTGCTGCTGGAGCGCTCGCCGAAGCCGGTGGACTAG
- a CDS encoding sugar kinase: protein MQALFIGQTYIDVVFITDHMPTGDEKHVASDYAVSFGGNAVTAAFCCAKLGIVPDLIATAANDWLGRMFQDMCAKYAISLHGRKVNQSSLSFIMPKDGKRAIVRCRDDEHIHPFPMLNLGGCRALHVDGHQPDAAIHYAKVCREAGILTSLDGGGLRTNTHELLEFIDVAIVAERLCEQMDLTPEKMLDYLKGRGCKIGGITMGEKGLLWYDETGTVQVMPAMPIPRERVIDTNGAGDVFHGAYVYSYLAHPGKSWREHFDFARAASTFKIQRLGNEAGLPTLVDIAKVRHEFEVKV from the coding sequence ATGCAGGCTCTCTTTATCGGACAGACTTATATCGACGTCGTCTTCATCACCGACCACATGCCGACCGGCGACGAAAAGCACGTGGCCTCCGACTACGCGGTCTCTTTCGGCGGCAACGCGGTCACGGCGGCGTTCTGCTGCGCCAAGCTCGGCATCGTGCCCGACCTGATCGCCACCGCGGCCAATGACTGGCTGGGGCGTATGTTCCAGGACATGTGTGCGAAATATGCGATCTCGCTGCACGGGCGGAAGGTGAACCAGTCCTCGCTCTCCTTCATCATGCCGAAGGACGGCAAGCGCGCCATCGTGCGCTGCCGCGACGACGAGCACATCCACCCCTTTCCGATGCTCAATCTCGGCGGCTGCCGCGCGCTGCATGTCGACGGCCACCAGCCCGATGCCGCGATCCACTATGCCAAGGTCTGCCGCGAAGCCGGCATCCTGACCTCGCTCGACGGCGGCGGTCTGCGCACCAACACGCACGAGCTGCTGGAGTTCATCGACGTTGCGATCGTCGCCGAGCGGCTGTGCGAGCAGATGGATCTGACGCCGGAGAAAATGCTCGATTATCTCAAGGGCCGCGGCTGCAAGATCGGCGGCATCACCATGGGTGAGAAGGGCCTGCTCTGGTACGACGAAACTGGGACGGTCCAGGTGATGCCGGCGATGCCGATCCCGCGCGAGCGCGTGATCGACACCAACGGCGCCGGCGACGTCTTCCACGGCGCCTATGTCTATTCCTACCTCGCCCATCCCGGCAAAAGCTGGCGCGAGCATTTTGATTTTGCCCGCGCCGCCTCGACCTTCAAGATCCAGCGCCTCGGCAACGAGGCCGGCCTGCCGACCCTTGTCGACATCGCCAAAGTCAGGCACGAGTTCGAGGTCAAGGTCTAG
- the rbsK gene encoding ribokinase, with protein sequence MGRVFVAGSINMDVVATADRHPRVGETVAGRQVLYFPGGKGANQAVAASRLGAKTTLIGRLGTDAFGAELRTFLTAQGIDPGSIKETPETHTGTAIITVAASDNTIVVIPGSNALVSADDVADAPLAKGDVAVSQFEIPLPTIAAFFQRTRAAGATTLLNPAPAQKMSGELLALVDILVLNETELGFLAGVELSDSDEAAKIIAVARKLQARQDQTICVTLGKRGVLALAASEEFAVPGRVVKAVDTTGAGDCLVGALASQLADGVPLRAALAFANAAASISVQRMGAGPSMPMAAEVAAVLSTG encoded by the coding sequence ATGGGGCGCGTCTTCGTCGCCGGCAGCATCAACATGGATGTGGTGGCGACCGCCGATCGCCACCCCAGGGTCGGCGAGACCGTCGCCGGCCGACAGGTGCTGTATTTTCCGGGCGGCAAGGGTGCGAACCAGGCGGTCGCGGCATCACGGCTCGGCGCAAAGACCACGCTGATCGGGCGGCTGGGCACTGACGCGTTCGGGGCCGAGCTGAGGACGTTCCTCACGGCGCAGGGCATCGATCCCGGCTCGATCAAGGAGACGCCCGAAACGCACACCGGCACCGCGATCATCACGGTCGCCGCCTCCGACAACACCATCGTCGTCATTCCCGGCAGCAATGCGCTGGTCAGCGCCGACGACGTTGCGGATGCGCCGCTGGCGAAGGGCGATGTCGCCGTCAGCCAGTTCGAAATCCCGCTGCCGACGATCGCCGCATTCTTTCAACGTACACGCGCGGCCGGCGCGACGACGCTGCTCAACCCGGCACCGGCGCAAAAGATGTCCGGCGAGCTGCTTGCACTCGTGGATATCCTCGTGCTGAACGAGACCGAGCTTGGCTTCCTCGCCGGCGTGGAGTTGTCTGACAGCGACGAGGCCGCAAAGATCATCGCGGTCGCGCGAAAACTTCAGGCGCGGCAGGACCAGACCATCTGCGTCACGCTCGGCAAGCGCGGCGTGCTCGCGCTCGCTGCCAGCGAGGAGTTTGCGGTGCCGGGTCGCGTGGTGAAGGCGGTCGACACCACCGGCGCCGGCGATTGCCTTGTCGGCGCGCTCGCGTCCCAGCTCGCCGATGGTGTGCCCTTGCGCGCAGCCCTCGCCTTCGCCAACGCTGCCGCCTCGATCAGCGTGCAGCGCATGGGGGCCGGACCGTCGATGCCGATGGCCGCGGAAGTGGCGGCCGTGCTCAGCACAGGCTGA
- a CDS encoding NAD(P)/FAD-dependent oxidoreductase, producing MTDGPVIIVGAGHGGYQVAASLRQAGFSDRICLINDEPHLPYQRPPLSKAYIKGSAGPESLMFRPEKFYHDQTIELIAGRAVSIDRAGRKVLLASGEMLAYGHLVLATGARNRLLDLPNANLPDVKYLRILDESEALRKIMPSKTRVVVIGAGFIGLEFAATARIKGLEVDVLELAPRVMARAVTAEVSDYFQARHREAGIRIHLGVQATSIEAEGGKVTGVSLSDGRHLPADLVVVGVGVLPNIELAAEAGLPVAAGIIVDEYLSTADPNISAIGDCALFASPRFGGSQRLESVQNATDHARSLAARLTSDRKPYDSHPWFWSDQGDDKLQIAGLTTGYDRVVLRGDPGKKAFSVFCYHGDKLLGIESINRAGDHMFGRRLQAMDRSITPEQAADEKFDLKSALA from the coding sequence ATGACGGATGGTCCTGTGATCATTGTCGGTGCCGGCCATGGTGGCTACCAGGTCGCGGCATCCCTGCGCCAGGCGGGTTTTTCCGACCGCATCTGCCTGATCAATGACGAGCCGCATCTGCCCTATCAGCGGCCGCCGCTGTCCAAGGCCTACATCAAGGGCTCGGCCGGGCCGGAGAGCCTGATGTTCCGGCCGGAGAAATTTTACCACGACCAGACAATCGAGCTGATCGCCGGCCGCGCCGTCTCGATCGACCGCGCTGGGCGCAAGGTGCTGCTCGCATCGGGTGAGATGCTTGCCTACGGCCACCTCGTGCTGGCGACCGGCGCGCGCAACCGGCTCCTTGATCTGCCGAATGCGAATTTGCCCGACGTGAAATATCTGCGCATCCTGGACGAGAGCGAGGCGCTGCGAAAGATCATGCCGTCGAAGACGCGGGTCGTGGTGATCGGCGCCGGTTTCATCGGCCTCGAATTCGCCGCCACCGCGCGCATCAAAGGGCTCGAAGTCGACGTGCTCGAGCTCGCGCCGCGGGTGATGGCCCGTGCAGTGACGGCGGAGGTCTCGGACTATTTTCAGGCGCGGCATCGCGAGGCCGGCATCCGCATTCACCTCGGTGTGCAGGCGACCTCGATCGAGGCCGAGGGCGGCAAGGTCACCGGCGTCTCCTTGAGCGACGGACGGCATCTCCCCGCCGACCTCGTCGTGGTCGGGGTCGGCGTGCTGCCGAACATCGAGCTTGCGGCCGAGGCGGGGCTGCCTGTTGCCGCCGGCATTATCGTCGACGAATATCTCTCGACGGCCGATCCCAACATCTCGGCGATCGGCGATTGTGCGCTGTTCGCAAGCCCGCGCTTCGGTGGCTCGCAGCGGCTGGAATCGGTGCAGAACGCCACCGACCACGCCCGCTCTCTGGCGGCGCGTCTGACCAGCGACAGGAAACCCTATGACAGCCATCCCTGGTTCTGGAGTGACCAGGGCGACGACAAGCTCCAGATCGCAGGTCTCACCACCGGCTACGACCGCGTCGTGCTGCGCGGCGATCCCGGCAAGAAGGCGTTCTCCGTGTTCTGCTATCACGGCGACAAGCTGCTCGGCATCGAATCGATCAACCGCGCCGGCGATCACATGTTCGGCCGCCGCTTGCAGGCCATGGATCGCTCGATCACGCCGGAGCAGGCCGCGGATGAAAAGTTTGACCTGAAGAGTGCGCTGGCGTGA
- a CDS encoding enoyl-CoA hydratase/isomerase family protein, producing the protein MPAPVSQPDDPALLRIDGPIATITLNRPAAFNSVNLAIAQKLEQLAATIEGDDAIRVVVIEGEGRAFSAGGDLQTIGAAAEANTVTPVVGELLKHYHSFIEIIRRMPKISLSSVHGSAAGAGMGLAFVTDLCIAAEDAKFTPAYAKIGVSPDGGSTVGIVATVGSRRALQIFLAEDNITAQQAYEWGLVAKTVPATELKAATRQLAERLAQNSPAAIAGTKSLVYAAATTPIKQQLDAEEHKIIMAMNTSEFRVAVKKFTSKGK; encoded by the coding sequence ATGCCAGCTCCCGTCTCCCAACCCGATGATCCCGCGCTGCTGCGGATCGACGGTCCGATCGCGACCATCACGCTCAACCGCCCCGCCGCGTTCAACTCGGTCAACCTTGCAATCGCGCAAAAGCTCGAACAGCTCGCGGCCACTATCGAAGGCGACGACGCCATCAGGGTCGTGGTGATCGAGGGCGAAGGCCGCGCCTTCTCGGCCGGCGGCGATCTGCAGACGATTGGTGCGGCGGCTGAAGCCAACACCGTGACGCCGGTGGTCGGCGAGCTGCTCAAGCACTATCATTCCTTCATCGAGATCATCCGGCGCATGCCAAAAATCTCGCTGTCGAGCGTGCACGGCTCAGCCGCTGGCGCCGGCATGGGGCTGGCCTTCGTCACCGATCTCTGCATCGCTGCGGAAGATGCCAAGTTCACGCCGGCCTATGCCAAGATCGGCGTGTCACCGGATGGCGGCTCGACGGTCGGGATCGTCGCCACGGTCGGCTCGCGCCGGGCCCTGCAGATCTTCCTGGCCGAGGACAATATTACGGCGCAGCAGGCCTATGAATGGGGCCTCGTCGCCAAGACCGTTCCCGCGACCGAGTTGAAAGCTGCGACGCGGCAGCTCGCCGAGCGGCTGGCGCAGAATTCGCCGGCAGCCATCGCCGGCACCAAATCCCTCGTCTACGCAGCCGCCACCACGCCCATAAAACAGCAGCTCGATGCCGAGGAGCACAAGATCATCATGGCGATGAACACGTCGGAGTTTCGCGTTGCCGTGAAGAAGTTCACGAGCAAAGGGAAGTAA